In a genomic window of Desulfomicrobium macestii:
- the mltA gene encoding murein transglycosylase A translates to MRRLLAACLCLALLCACAVAPRQPLLVEQRPGGDLAARVAATAADDPAALTRAIEHSLAYVRTRPADSKPFGTDGPACTWGELGDSLEHMRLLVPRLAEDPELLTREFRWLEVRPKPLMTGYYEPWMDGSLEPDPRFPVPIYGLPADLRSADLGRFHPRWKGQRLTYRLDEKGIAPYHSREEIDVQGALAQTETPIAWTRDFVDVFFLQVQGSGRLNLPDGSVRHVLYAGKNGHEYVSLGKVMIERGLVPAEEMSMQRIRAYLREHPHEVRELLNTNPSYVFFRLAQDGPLGAMGRTLTPMVSMATDSAFLPLGTILAVDAALPDAGGTETRTAFLGLAQDRGGAIKGSRLDLFCGAGQRAEFLAGHLQAESRVYLLLKK, encoded by the coding sequence GTGAGGAGACTGCTTGCGGCGTGTCTGTGTCTGGCGCTGCTGTGCGCCTGCGCCGTGGCGCCCAGGCAGCCCCTGCTTGTGGAGCAGAGGCCCGGGGGGGATCTTGCGGCGCGTGTCGCGGCCACTGCGGCTGATGATCCGGCCGCGCTGACCCGGGCCATCGAGCACTCCCTGGCCTACGTGCGTACCCGTCCCGCGGACAGCAAGCCTTTCGGTACGGACGGCCCGGCGTGCACATGGGGGGAGCTTGGAGACTCGCTGGAGCACATGCGGCTGCTCGTCCCCAGGCTCGCGGAAGATCCGGAACTTTTGACCCGGGAGTTCCGCTGGCTCGAAGTCCGGCCAAAGCCGCTCATGACCGGCTACTACGAGCCATGGATGGATGGCAGCCTTGAGCCGGACCCGCGATTTCCGGTGCCCATATACGGACTCCCGGCCGATTTGCGCAGCGCCGATCTGGGCCGGTTTCATCCGCGCTGGAAAGGGCAGCGGCTGACCTATCGCCTGGATGAAAAGGGCATCGCGCCGTATCATTCGAGGGAGGAGATCGACGTCCAGGGCGCTCTGGCCCAGACGGAGACGCCCATCGCCTGGACCCGCGATTTCGTCGACGTCTTCTTTTTGCAGGTGCAGGGCTCGGGCCGGTTGAACCTGCCGGACGGCTCGGTGCGCCATGTCCTTTACGCAGGCAAGAACGGTCACGAATACGTTTCCCTGGGCAAGGTCATGATCGAACGCGGGCTTGTCCCGGCGGAGGAGATGTCCATGCAGCGCATCCGGGCCTATCTGCGCGAGCATCCGCACGAAGTCCGGGAACTTCTGAACACCAACCCGAGCTACGTCTTTTTCCGGCTGGCGCAGGATGGACCGCTTGGGGCCATGGGGCGAACATTGACGCCGATGGTCAGCATGGCTACTGATTCAGCCTTTCTGCCCCTTGGCACGATCCTGGCCGTGGATGCCGCGCTGCCGGATGCGGGCGGCACGGAAACACGGACGGCGTTTCTGGGATTGGCCCAGGACCGTGGCGGCGCCATCAAGGGCAGCCGCCTGGATCTTTTTTGCGGCGCGGGGCAGAGGGCCGAATTTCTGGCCGGGCATCTGCAAGCCGAAAGCCGCGTCTATCTTCTGCTCAAGAAATAA
- a CDS encoding DUF4254 domain-containing protein, with the protein MQPMDPLTLKDLLRQAWTAQLESVALWHEEEAPADLPARPGDGLVGLVLRQHLKNFLLWHVEDRARRKDVDDSVITGCKREIDGLNQQRNDLMEQVDAWLVRAVAAFAAQKALPEESRRFNTETLGAALDRLSILSLKIFHMREQTGRVDVDAGHLESCRDRLALLEAQHRDLSRSILELIDDYAQGVKSPKVYFQCKMYNDPALNPELYAAKPVAG; encoded by the coding sequence ATGCAGCCCATGGACCCCCTGACTCTGAAGGATCTTTTGCGTCAGGCCTGGACGGCGCAGCTCGAGAGCGTCGCCCTGTGGCATGAAGAGGAGGCCCCGGCGGACCTCCCGGCGCGTCCCGGCGACGGGCTGGTGGGACTTGTCCTGCGCCAGCATCTGAAGAATTTTCTGCTCTGGCACGTCGAGGACAGGGCCAGGCGCAAGGATGTGGACGACAGCGTCATCACCGGCTGCAAGCGTGAGATCGACGGTCTCAACCAGCAGCGAAACGATCTCATGGAGCAGGTCGATGCCTGGCTGGTGCGTGCCGTGGCCGCTTTTGCCGCCCAGAAGGCTCTGCCCGAGGAGTCGCGCCGCTTCAATACCGAGACGCTGGGCGCGGCTCTGGATCGCCTCTCCATTCTGAGCCTCAAGATTTTTCACATGCGCGAGCAAACGGGTCGCGTGGACGTGGACGCCGGGCACCTTGAGAGCTGCCGGGACAGGCTCGCCCTGCTTGAAGCCCAGCACCGGGACCTCTCCCGGTCCATTCTGGAGCTGATCGACGACTACGCCCAGGGCGTAAAAAGCCCGAAGGTCTATTTTCAGTGCAAAATGTATAACGATCCGGCCCTCAATCCGGAATTGTATGCCGCAAAGCCTGTCGCGGGCTGA
- the gatB gene encoding Asp-tRNA(Asn)/Glu-tRNA(Gln) amidotransferase subunit GatB, producing MRDYEVVIGLEVHAQLRTRSKIFCSCSTQFGAGPNENTCPVCTGMPGQLPVLNARAVEYAVKMAMAVDCTVNRRSLFARKNYFYPDLPMGYQISQFELPVAEHGHIVIHTEKGEKRIGITRIHMENDAGKNIHSSTDNASYVDLNRAGVPLIEIVSEPDMRSAEEAVAYLKSLRAILVYLGICDGNLEEGSFRCDANVSIRPRGQEEFGTRAELKNMNSFRNIQRAIEYEVERQIDLVEDGEQVIQETRLFDTVKGVTRSMRGKEEAHDYRYFPDPDLLPLIIEEEWMDKWRAELPELPEARCLRFQDVLGLPVYDAQVLTAEKEVADYFETALATHNEPKKISNWVMGEVLRELNDRGVTLDGCKLRPEDLAGLVKLVDDGVISGSMAKGVFKELFETGGDPEAYVKAKGLVQISDTSAIEGLVDEVLAENPSEVERYKGGDKKLTGFFVGQVMKKSKGKANPGLVNQLLAKKMG from the coding sequence ATGCGCGATTACGAAGTGGTCATCGGCCTTGAAGTCCATGCCCAGCTGAGGACCAGGAGCAAGATCTTCTGCTCCTGTTCGACCCAGTTCGGGGCCGGGCCCAATGAGAATACCTGTCCGGTCTGCACCGGGATGCCGGGCCAACTGCCCGTCCTGAACGCCCGGGCCGTGGAATACGCGGTCAAGATGGCCATGGCCGTGGATTGCACCGTCAATCGTCGCTCCCTTTTCGCGCGCAAGAACTACTTTTATCCCGACCTGCCCATGGGCTACCAGATATCGCAGTTCGAGCTGCCCGTGGCCGAGCACGGACACATCGTCATCCACACGGAAAAGGGGGAGAAGCGCATCGGCATCACCCGCATCCACATGGAGAACGACGCGGGCAAGAACATTCATTCATCTACAGACAACGCGTCCTACGTGGACCTGAACCGGGCCGGAGTGCCGCTCATCGAAATCGTCAGCGAGCCGGACATGCGTTCCGCCGAGGAGGCCGTGGCCTACCTGAAGAGCCTGCGCGCCATTCTGGTTTATCTGGGCATCTGTGACGGCAATCTGGAGGAAGGGAGCTTTCGCTGCGACGCCAACGTATCCATTCGCCCTCGTGGGCAGGAGGAATTCGGCACCCGCGCGGAACTCAAGAACATGAACTCTTTCCGCAACATCCAGCGCGCCATCGAGTACGAGGTGGAGCGGCAGATCGATCTGGTCGAGGACGGGGAGCAGGTCATACAGGAGACCCGGCTTTTCGATACGGTCAAGGGCGTGACCCGCTCCATGCGCGGCAAGGAGGAGGCTCACGACTATCGCTATTTTCCCGATCCGGATCTTTTGCCCCTGATCATCGAGGAAGAGTGGATGGACAAGTGGCGGGCCGAGCTGCCGGAGTTGCCCGAGGCCCGCTGTCTTCGTTTCCAGGATGTTTTGGGGCTGCCCGTTTACGACGCCCAGGTGCTGACGGCGGAAAAAGAGGTGGCCGACTATTTTGAGACCGCGCTTGCGACCCACAACGAGCCCAAGAAGATCTCGAACTGGGTCATGGGCGAGGTTTTGCGCGAGCTGAACGACCGCGGCGTGACGCTGGACGGATGCAAGCTTCGGCCGGAGGATCTGGCCGGGCTGGTCAAGCTTGTCGATGACGGCGTGATAAGCGGCAGCATGGCCAAGGGCGTGTTCAAGGAACTTTTCGAGACCGGCGGCGATCCCGAGGCCTACGTCAAGGCCAAGGGCCTGGTGCAGATTTCGGACACTTCGGCCATCGAAGGCCTGGTCGACGAGGTTCTGGCCGAGAATCCGTCGGAAGTTGAGCGGTACAAGGGCGGTGACAAGAAGCTGACCGGCTTCTTTGTCGGCCAGGTCATGAAGAAATCCAAGGGCAAGGCCAACCCGGGGCTGGTCAATCAGCTCCTGGCCAAGAAGATGGGCTAG
- a CDS encoding M20/M25/M40 family metallo-hydrolase yields the protein MINKDRLINTFFDLVRLDSPSGQEKPVTDHLCALLRARGYDVHVDNAGTFFGGNSGNVIVRVPATGPGDAMAFSAHMDCVDPCLGVEPVLTDGIIRSASNTVLGGDDKAGISAILEALFHLEEDGIPHPELFLLFTVCEESGMFGAKHMDFSRVKAREVVVLDSSGDVGTIIVRAPSKAGMTITFHGRSAHAGIEPEKGISAIQMAANAISRMKLLRIDEETVANLGRIEGGGQTNIVPDSVTLTGEARAQSNARLMAQIEHMRLCCVEAAQEAGGNFDFSHEISYPAMDVPADSKLLHRALHACNDLNLIAAVKGTGGGSDANIFSGQGLSCINLGIGMNRVHTTDEFIRIDDMVKAVQLTAALMQR from the coding sequence ATGATAAATAAAGATCGACTGATAAACACATTTTTCGACCTGGTCCGCCTCGACAGTCCCTCCGGACAGGAGAAACCCGTGACCGACCATCTGTGCGCCCTGCTCCGTGCCCGGGGCTATGACGTCCACGTCGACAACGCGGGCACTTTTTTCGGCGGCAACTCAGGCAACGTCATTGTCCGCGTGCCCGCCACCGGCCCCGGCGACGCCATGGCGTTCTCGGCACACATGGACTGCGTGGATCCCTGCCTGGGCGTTGAACCCGTCCTGACCGACGGAATCATCCGCTCCGCCTCGAACACGGTCCTCGGCGGCGACGACAAGGCCGGCATCAGCGCCATTCTTGAAGCCCTCTTCCATCTTGAGGAGGACGGCATCCCCCACCCCGAACTTTTCCTGCTGTTCACGGTCTGTGAAGAGTCCGGGATGTTTGGGGCCAAGCACATGGACTTTTCACGGGTCAAGGCCCGGGAGGTCGTGGTCCTCGATTCGAGCGGGGACGTCGGCACCATCATTGTCCGCGCGCCATCCAAGGCCGGCATGACCATAACCTTCCATGGGCGCTCGGCCCATGCCGGCATCGAGCCTGAAAAAGGGATCAGCGCCATCCAGATGGCAGCCAATGCGATCAGCCGCATGAAGCTTCTGCGCATCGACGAGGAGACCGTAGCCAATCTCGGACGCATCGAGGGCGGCGGACAGACGAACATCGTCCCGGACAGCGTGACCCTGACCGGAGAGGCCCGGGCACAGAGCAACGCAAGGCTCATGGCCCAGATCGAACACATGCGCCTGTGTTGCGTCGAAGCGGCCCAGGAAGCGGGCGGAAACTTCGATTTCAGCCATGAAATCTCCTACCCTGCCATGGACGTCCCCGCCGACAGCAAACTCCTGCATCGCGCCCTGCATGCCTGCAACGATCTGAACCTCATCGCCGCGGTCAAGGGCACGGGTGGCGGCAGCGACGCCAACATCTTCTCCGGCCAGGGCCTGTCCTGCATCAACCTTGGTATCGGCATGAACCGGGTGCACACCACGGACGAGTTCATCCGGATCGACGACATGGTAAAAGCCGTGCAACTGACCGCGGCGCTCATGCAGAGATAG
- a CDS encoding NINE protein codes for MQRENMVETHSTFMGYLLWVFGFTGAHRFYYGRPISGTIYFFTLGLLFIGWIVDLFLIPSMERSAALRFRPGRIDYSLAWILLTFLGVLGVHRMYMGKWVTGVLYMLTGGFFLIGYIYDFWTLNDQITVLNASNG; via the coding sequence ATGCAAAGAGAGAATATGGTTGAAACACACAGTACATTCATGGGCTATCTGCTCTGGGTTTTCGGATTCACCGGCGCGCACCGTTTTTATTATGGACGCCCCATTTCCGGGACGATCTATTTTTTCACCCTGGGCCTTCTTTTCATCGGCTGGATCGTGGACCTTTTTCTGATCCCGTCCATGGAACGCTCGGCCGCGCTGCGTTTTCGGCCCGGACGCATCGATTATTCCCTGGCCTGGATTCTGCTCACCTTTCTTGGTGTTCTGGGCGTGCACCGCATGTACATGGGCAAGTGGGTTACGGGTGTCCTGTACATGCTGACCGGAGGATTCTTTCTGATTGGGTACATCTATGATTTCTGGACATTGAACGATCAGATCACGGTCCTGAACGCCTCCAACGGCTAG
- a CDS encoding transporter substrate-binding domain-containing protein, producing the protein MIRILSSLVLIICLGSVSGLAQESLTCGVAIGFPPYQFAIDDEPAGFDVDVAKAVCARLGVAARFKQGKWDDVINMLLFDRIDMVVGMEVNAFRHGYFEFSTPYATRHDVVFVLANSTVSRVEDLFGLVITGDRHSFVELRWKEVGIHQKIRIMQTGSKEESMDLLARGETAAAIMPLEVGKYLAALRGLEIRTLINPDPGSDVAIALRKGHPELLSRINGALRDLQAEGKLDALARKWFSSTAPTRRN; encoded by the coding sequence ATGATTCGAATTTTATCATCTCTCGTCCTGATCATTTGTCTGGGCTCCGTTTCCGGACTGGCCCAGGAATCGCTGACCTGCGGCGTCGCGATCGGGTTCCCGCCGTATCAGTTCGCCATTGATGACGAACCTGCCGGATTCGATGTGGACGTTGCAAAGGCAGTCTGTGCCCGGCTTGGGGTTGCGGCCCGTTTTAAGCAGGGCAAGTGGGACGATGTCATAAACATGCTCCTCTTCGACCGGATCGACATGGTCGTGGGCATGGAGGTCAACGCTTTCCGCCACGGATATTTCGAGTTCTCCACACCCTACGCCACGCGCCACGACGTGGTCTTTGTCCTGGCAAACAGCACCGTGTCCAGGGTCGAGGACCTGTTCGGGCTCGTCATAACCGGAGACAGGCATTCCTTTGTGGAATTGCGCTGGAAAGAAGTGGGCATCCATCAGAAAATCCGCATCATGCAGACCGGGAGCAAGGAAGAGTCCATGGACCTGCTGGCTCGCGGAGAAACAGCGGCCGCCATCATGCCGCTTGAAGTCGGCAAATACCTGGCCGCCCTGAGGGGGCTTGAAATCCGGACGCTCATCAATCCGGACCCTGGCTCCGATGTCGCCATCGCGCTCCGTAAGGGCCACCCCGAATTGCTCAGTAGAATAAACGGGGCGCTACGGGATCTTCAGGCTGAAGGAAAACTCGATGCCCTGGCCCGCAAATGGTTTTCGAGCACCGCCCCGACAAGACGGAACTAG
- a CDS encoding carbonic anhydrase, with translation MYIKRFVLAFLLVLAPFAAMASAPGVHPVSPDTGLKMLTEGNLRFALGQSTHPNTSFSRRLLTTTEGQAPFATVIACSDSRVPVEILFDQGVGDLFVIKVAGNVADTDEIGSAEYGVDHLGTPVLMVLGHTYCGAVTAVTTGAEVHGSIPALVDNIVPAVEKARHEHPDADTPELIVKAIEANVWQAIEDLLGKSHAIADRAKDGRVVVVGAVYDILTGKVNILGTHPRQTELLGGVTPPAHADAAMHAEPAKDVVAHAEPAHAEPAHAEPADAAHTEPAVEKAKAEGHGEAAEAPSSGGFGFFSFIVFVLLLIGAVFALDKKILNPDQN, from the coding sequence ATGTACATCAAACGTTTTGTCCTGGCATTTCTGCTCGTCCTTGCTCCGTTTGCGGCCATGGCGTCAGCTCCCGGCGTCCACCCCGTAAGTCCCGATACAGGGCTCAAGATGCTTACCGAGGGCAACCTGCGCTTCGCCCTGGGCCAATCGACCCACCCCAACACCAGTTTTTCCAGACGCCTGCTGACCACCACTGAGGGACAGGCCCCCTTCGCGACGGTCATCGCCTGCTCGGATTCGAGAGTCCCCGTTGAAATTCTTTTTGATCAGGGCGTCGGAGATTTGTTCGTCATCAAGGTGGCCGGCAACGTGGCCGACACCGATGAAATCGGGTCCGCCGAATATGGAGTGGATCACCTCGGCACACCGGTGCTGATGGTGCTCGGGCACACCTATTGCGGCGCCGTCACGGCCGTGACCACCGGAGCCGAGGTCCATGGCAGCATCCCCGCCCTGGTGGACAACATCGTGCCTGCGGTGGAAAAGGCCCGCCACGAGCACCCCGACGCCGACACACCCGAACTCATCGTCAAGGCCATTGAAGCCAATGTCTGGCAAGCCATCGAAGATCTCCTGGGCAAGAGCCACGCCATCGCCGACCGCGCCAAAGACGGCCGCGTCGTGGTGGTTGGGGCCGTGTACGACATCCTGACCGGCAAGGTGAACATTCTGGGCACTCATCCACGTCAGACCGAGCTTCTGGGTGGAGTGACGCCCCCGGCCCACGCCGACGCCGCCATGCACGCCGAGCCCGCAAAAGATGTCGTCGCCCATGCGGAACCGGCTCACGCGGAACCGGCCCATGCGGAGCCTGCCGACGCCGCCCATACGGAACCCGCCGTGGAAAAGGCCAAGGCTGAAGGCCACGGCGAGGCGGCTGAAGCCCCTTCGTCCGGAGGGTTCGGATTCTTCTCCTTCATCGTGTTCGTCCTGCTGCTCATTGGAGCGGTCTTCGCGCTCGACAAGAAGATACTCAATCCCGATCAGAACTAG
- a CDS encoding Tim44 domain-containing protein — MTKFSFLGAIILSLGIVLLTMPDLAEARRLGGGGSFGSRPSYSKSYQKPAAPTSSQTKQAAPGASPMGGRGMFGGLLGGMLMGGLLGSLFFGGGFSGISFIDILLIGGGLFLLMRFLRSRQPATQTAGGPARVHDMNRGAWDNLRSSQQHAASTAPDYPAGFDAEDFLQGAKAAYTRLQAAWDARDLNDLRQFTSEDVFAEIQAQAAADPNPGKTEILLLEATLLEVKTLGNQTIATVLFDTMLREDSTSAPAEQVREAWHFSRYESGGEKHWVVEGIQQLEK; from the coding sequence GTGACAAAATTCTCATTCTTGGGAGCCATCATTCTCAGCCTTGGAATTGTCTTGCTGACCATGCCTGACCTGGCCGAAGCAAGACGTCTGGGTGGCGGTGGCTCTTTCGGGAGCAGGCCGTCCTATTCCAAAAGCTATCAAAAACCCGCGGCGCCCACTTCCTCGCAAACGAAACAGGCAGCACCCGGAGCCTCTCCCATGGGTGGACGCGGCATGTTTGGAGGACTTCTCGGCGGCATGCTCATGGGCGGCCTGCTCGGTTCGCTCTTTTTTGGCGGCGGTTTTTCCGGGATCTCTTTTATCGACATCCTGCTCATCGGCGGAGGTCTTTTTCTGCTCATGCGTTTTCTGCGCAGCCGCCAACCGGCAACGCAGACCGCAGGAGGACCTGCCCGGGTTCACGACATGAACCGGGGTGCATGGGACAACCTGCGCAGCTCGCAGCAGCACGCCGCATCCACGGCTCCCGATTACCCGGCAGGATTTGACGCCGAAGACTTCCTGCAAGGCGCCAAGGCTGCATACACCCGTCTTCAGGCGGCCTGGGACGCCCGCGACTTGAATGATCTGCGACAGTTCACCTCCGAGGACGTCTTTGCCGAAATCCAGGCTCAGGCGGCGGCGGACCCCAACCCCGGAAAGACGGAAATCCTGCTTCTCGAAGCCACTCTTCTTGAAGTCAAGACTCTGGGCAATCAGACCATCGCCACGGTTCTTTTCGACACCATGCTGCGCGAAGACTCGACCTCGGCGCCAGCCGAACAGGTTCGCGAGGCATGGCACTTCAGCCGTTACGAATCCGGCGGCGAAAAGCACTGGGTAGTGGAAGGCATCCAGCAGCTGGAAAAATGA